From a single Epinephelus fuscoguttatus linkage group LG18, E.fuscoguttatus.final_Chr_v1 genomic region:
- the LOC125905593 gene encoding heat shock protein 30-like, translating into MLCSHGHHSTLWPVRVLWPEVRPLLDPQDLLQRNLQELRSSLELMDKLQHKIQEQTEPFQTSMAVQLEEEGEHFGLTLDTRGFSPEELSVRQEGRKLRVSGKTEKKQEDGKGSYSYRLQEFRQEFDLPQGSNPEAVTCCLAPDGKLHIQAAKAPCVQEAERELTIKRSSEEETHTDDSSTQGTPGNMDSRA; encoded by the coding sequence aTGCTGTGCTCTCATGGACACCACTCAACCCTCTGGCCTGTACGCGTCCTGTGGCCAGAGGTCAGACCCCTGCTCGACCCGCAGGATCTACTGCAGAGAAACCTACAGGAGCTCCGCAGCAGTCTGGAGCTGATGGACAAACTTCAACACAAGATCCAGGAGCAGACAGAGCCTTTCCAAACCAGCATGGCCGTGCAgctggaggaagagggagagcaCTTCGGCCTGACCCTGGACACTCGAGGCTTTTCCCCAGAGGAGCTGTCTGTCAGACAGGAGGGCAGGAAGCTGAGAGTCAGCGGGaagacagagaagaagcagGAGGACGGGAAAGGCTCCTACTCTTACAGACTCCAGGAGTTCAGACAGGAGTTCGATCTGCCCCAAGGATCCAACCCTGAAGCTGTCACCTGCTGCCTGGCTCCAGACGGGAAGCTCCACATCCAGGCAGCCAAAGCTCCATGTGTACAGGAGGCCGAGAGAGAGCTGACTATCAAGAGGAGCTCGgaggaggaaacacacacagacgacagcagcacacaggGCACACCTGGAAACATGGACTCACGTGCATGA